The following proteins are encoded in a genomic region of Bacillus sp. Marseille-Q1617:
- a CDS encoding lipopolysaccharide assembly protein LapB has protein sequence MDKNLKGIELLQEGKLEDAVKLFTEAIEENPKDPVGYINFGNVLMSVGDSDKAKSFFERAIAVDENAAAAYYSLGNLFFNEGDYDSAKNQFEKAVNKGMENADVYFMLGVSLVNLEQPKFAVPYLQRSVELNEEDIEARFQLGLSLAQAEAYEESIGHLSKVIEKDPEHADAYYNLGVAYAGYKDDADKALEYFNKAVKIQPDHMLAGYGIKMIEKMKSE, from the coding sequence ATGGACAAAAACTTAAAGGGAATCGAGTTATTACAGGAAGGGAAACTGGAGGATGCCGTCAAGCTATTCACGGAAGCCATAGAAGAGAATCCGAAAGATCCAGTCGGATATATCAACTTCGGGAATGTCCTCATGTCAGTTGGAGACAGCGACAAGGCAAAGTCATTTTTTGAAAGAGCAATCGCGGTCGATGAAAATGCGGCGGCAGCTTACTATTCATTGGGGAATTTGTTCTTCAATGAAGGAGATTATGATTCGGCTAAGAATCAATTCGAGAAAGCAGTCAATAAAGGAATGGAAAATGCCGATGTGTACTTCATGCTGGGTGTGAGCCTTGTTAACCTTGAGCAGCCTAAGTTTGCCGTTCCTTACCTGCAAAGAAGCGTGGAGTTAAATGAAGAAGACATCGAAGCACGCTTTCAGCTCGGGTTGAGCCTTGCGCAGGCAGAAGCCTATGAGGAATCAATCGGGCATCTTTCGAAAGTGATCGAAAAGGATCCCGAGCATGCTGATGCCTACTATAACCTTGGAGTGGCTTACGCAGGATATAAAGATGATGCCGACAAAGCATTGGAGTATTTTAATAAAGCGGTGAAAATTCAACCGGATCACATGCTTGCGGGATATGGAATCAAAATGATCGAGAAAATGAAGAGCGAATAG
- a CDS encoding ATP-dependent RecD-like DNA helicase has product MSQQDSMKLFGDEEIYIKGRHLVTIFHNEENLYTVVRIRVDETNHSYEEKEAVITGHFPRIHEEETYVFYGRFQEHPKFGMQFHAKHFKKEIPQTTQGVVHYLSSDLFKGIGKKTAEKIVEHIGANAISKILENPSVLDEVPKLPPDKAKNIYDTLTEHQGLERVMIVLNDLGFGPQISMKVYQAYKEQALEIIQNNPYKLVEDIEGIGFTRADELGSKIGITGSHPDRIKAGCLYTLEQVCVKQGHVYLEAEELIVTVKELLEKSQPEKIEYTEISSQLVSLEEESKVIGEGSKVYIPSLYFSEKGIVTSIEKLLAQKQYEDQFPQSEFLLSLGALEDRLGVQYAPSQREAIETALMSPMLLLTGGPGTGKTTVINGIVELFADLHGCSLDPKDYKDEPFPVLLTAPTGRAAKRMTESTGIPAMTIHRLLGWNGQEGFQSDEERAIEGKLLIVDEVSMVDTWLAHQLLKALPDDIQVIFVGDEDQLPSVGPGQVLKDMLQSGVVPTVRLTDIYRQEEGSSIIELAHHMKKGKVPADLTKQQKDRSFFPCQTNQIAEVVRKVVENAKKKGYTPKDIQVLAPMYRGSAGIDNLNKLLQEIFNSNDGTRKEISFGDVHYRIGDKVLQLVNQPENNVFNGDIGEIVSIFYAKENTEKQDMIIVSYEGNEVTYTRQDLTQITHAYCCSIHKSQGSEFPIVILPVVKSYFRMLRRNLLYTAITRSKQFLILCGELDAFKLGVEREDDFLRKTTLSEKLTLMVEGNQYEADDKNNDDLTVGEALMKEDPMIGMEGITPYDFMEVE; this is encoded by the coding sequence TTGAGCCAGCAAGATTCTATGAAGCTGTTTGGAGATGAAGAAATATATATCAAGGGCAGGCATCTTGTGACGATTTTTCATAATGAGGAAAATCTTTATACCGTTGTCCGGATACGGGTGGATGAAACGAATCATTCCTATGAAGAAAAGGAAGCGGTCATCACAGGACATTTCCCCCGCATTCATGAGGAAGAAACATACGTGTTTTACGGGCGCTTTCAAGAGCACCCGAAATTCGGTATGCAATTCCATGCGAAACATTTCAAAAAAGAAATACCGCAAACAACTCAGGGTGTCGTCCATTACCTTTCCAGTGATCTCTTTAAGGGAATCGGGAAGAAAACAGCGGAGAAGATTGTAGAGCATATCGGTGCAAATGCCATTTCAAAGATTCTTGAAAACCCAAGCGTATTGGATGAAGTTCCTAAGCTTCCCCCGGATAAGGCAAAAAACATCTATGATACTTTGACTGAACATCAAGGTTTGGAACGAGTGATGATTGTATTGAATGATCTGGGGTTCGGACCGCAAATCTCCATGAAGGTTTACCAGGCATACAAAGAACAGGCGCTGGAGATCATTCAGAATAATCCATACAAACTTGTCGAAGACATTGAAGGAATCGGGTTTACAAGGGCGGATGAGCTGGGATCGAAAATCGGGATAACCGGCAGCCATCCCGACAGGATCAAGGCAGGATGTCTTTATACCCTAGAACAAGTATGCGTAAAGCAGGGCCATGTGTACCTTGAAGCGGAAGAACTGATTGTGACGGTAAAGGAATTGCTGGAAAAGAGCCAGCCGGAAAAAATCGAGTATACTGAGATATCCAGTCAGTTGGTTTCACTTGAGGAAGAAAGCAAGGTGATCGGGGAAGGCTCAAAGGTGTATATCCCTTCTTTATATTTCTCTGAAAAAGGGATTGTGACAAGCATCGAGAAACTATTGGCTCAAAAACAATATGAAGATCAATTTCCTCAATCTGAGTTTCTGCTGTCATTGGGTGCGTTAGAGGACCGGCTTGGCGTCCAGTATGCACCTTCACAGAGGGAAGCCATTGAGACAGCCCTGATGTCTCCGATGCTGCTGCTGACCGGGGGACCGGGTACAGGAAAAACCACGGTCATCAATGGGATAGTAGAGCTGTTTGCTGATCTTCACGGTTGTTCCCTTGATCCCAAAGACTATAAAGATGAACCGTTTCCGGTATTATTGACTGCTCCCACAGGCAGAGCGGCTAAACGAATGACCGAATCAACAGGGATACCTGCGATGACGATCCACCGCTTACTGGGCTGGAACGGACAGGAAGGCTTTCAAAGTGATGAAGAACGTGCAATAGAAGGAAAGCTCCTGATTGTCGATGAAGTGTCCATGGTCGATACATGGCTTGCCCATCAATTGTTGAAAGCACTGCCGGACGACATTCAGGTGATCTTTGTTGGGGATGAAGATCAGCTGCCTTCAGTGGGGCCGGGGCAGGTATTGAAGGATATGCTTCAATCGGGTGTCGTCCCTACGGTCAGGCTGACGGATATTTACCGGCAGGAAGAAGGTTCCTCAATCATAGAGCTTGCGCATCATATGAAAAAAGGGAAAGTCCCTGCAGATTTGACGAAGCAGCAAAAAGACCGGTCCTTCTTTCCATGCCAGACGAATCAAATTGCAGAAGTCGTCAGGAAGGTAGTCGAAAACGCCAAGAAAAAAGGCTATACCCCAAAGGATATACAGGTTCTTGCCCCCATGTACAGAGGGTCTGCGGGAATTGATAACTTGAATAAATTACTGCAGGAAATCTTCAACAGCAATGATGGTACGCGGAAAGAAATATCCTTCGGAGACGTTCATTATCGAATCGGAGATAAAGTACTGCAGCTCGTTAATCAACCTGAAAATAATGTGTTCAACGGAGATATAGGGGAAATCGTCTCGATTTTCTATGCAAAGGAAAACACGGAAAAACAGGACATGATCATCGTCTCTTATGAGGGCAATGAAGTCACTTACACCAGGCAGGACTTAACGCAGATTACCCATGCCTATTGCTGTTCGATTCATAAATCCCAGGGGAGTGAATTTCCGATTGTCATTCTGCCAGTCGTGAAAAGTTATTTCCGTATGCTGCGCAGAAACCTTCTTTACACCGCGATTACCAGAAGTAAACAATTCCTGATCCTCTGCGGTGAATTGGATGCATTTAAGCTCGGTGTGGAAAGAGAAGACGATTTCCTTCGGAAAACCACACTGAGTGAAAAGCTCACCCTCATGGTGGAGGGGAATCAATATGAAGCGGATGATAAAAATAATGACGATCTGACAGTGGGAGAAGCGTTGATGAAGGAAGACCCCATGATCGGGATGGAAGGCATCACCCCTTACGATTTCATGGAAGTTGAATAA
- a CDS encoding biotin transporter BioY, with product MNKKLRTIDLTLAGMFVALMAVGANITSFVPFLVIGGVPITLQTFFAILAGAILGSRIGAISMAVYALVGLVGVPVFARFGAGFSSIVSPTFGFIISFIFTAYITGKIVQKNKGIKGYVIAALVGMAVNYIVGTNWMYAAYKLWAQAPDGLTYGLVWSWMVVPLPKDIILAVCAGIMAHRLEKSVLSKSTFRNVKRAA from the coding sequence ATGAACAAAAAACTTAGAACCATTGATTTGACACTGGCTGGTATGTTTGTGGCACTTATGGCGGTAGGCGCCAATATAACCTCGTTCGTACCATTCCTTGTCATCGGAGGAGTTCCCATCACTCTCCAGACATTTTTTGCGATTTTGGCTGGCGCGATTTTAGGGAGCCGTATCGGAGCTATATCCATGGCTGTCTATGCCTTGGTCGGATTAGTGGGAGTACCGGTTTTCGCACGATTCGGAGCAGGTTTTTCCTCGATCGTCAGCCCGACATTCGGCTTCATCATTTCATTTATATTCACAGCTTATATAACAGGCAAGATCGTTCAAAAGAATAAAGGAATAAAAGGTTATGTCATTGCAGCATTAGTGGGTATGGCCGTCAACTATATTGTCGGTACCAATTGGATGTATGCAGCTTACAAGCTTTGGGCTCAAGCTCCGGATGGCTTGACATACGGTTTGGTATGGTCATGGATGGTTGTTCCGCTGCCGAAGGATATCATTTTAGCAGTTTGTGCAGGGATCATGGCTCACCGGTTGGAGAAATCAGTGCTGTCAAAGAGCACGTTCAGAAATGTGAAACGCGCAGCATAA
- the bioB gene encoding biotin synthase BioB, which translates to MSKSWKSLALEVLEGKEISDGEALSILQSPDEELLELLNSAYHIRKHYYGNKVKLNMIINTKSGLCPENCGYCSQSIVSKAPIEKYAMVDKDTIVKGAQKAHHLNVGTYCIVASGRGPTNRDVDKVVSAVKEIKENYSMKVCACLGLLKEEQAQKLKEAGVDRYNHNINTSENHHEQITTSHTYEDRVNTVEMAKKQGISPCSGIIVGMKESYQDVVDMARSLKVLDADSIPVNFLHAIDGTPLEGTDELDPRYCLKVLCLMRFINPTKEIRISGGREVNLRSLQPLGLYPANSIFVGDYLTTSGQQETADHQMLKDLGFEIDYSNEITAEDLVNQ; encoded by the coding sequence ATGAGTAAATCATGGAAGAGTCTTGCTTTGGAAGTTCTTGAGGGGAAAGAAATCAGCGACGGGGAAGCATTATCGATTTTACAGAGTCCCGATGAGGAATTGTTGGAGCTCTTGAACAGTGCCTATCATATCAGGAAACATTATTATGGCAATAAAGTGAAATTGAATATGATCATCAATACCAAATCAGGTCTTTGTCCTGAAAACTGTGGTTACTGTTCTCAGTCCATCGTCTCAAAAGCACCGATTGAGAAATATGCGATGGTGGATAAGGATACGATAGTAAAAGGCGCACAGAAAGCACATCACCTTAACGTCGGAACATACTGCATCGTTGCAAGCGGGCGCGGGCCTACAAACCGCGACGTGGATAAAGTCGTTTCTGCTGTGAAAGAAATCAAGGAAAACTACAGCATGAAAGTATGTGCATGCCTCGGACTGTTAAAGGAAGAACAGGCACAAAAGCTGAAAGAAGCAGGCGTAGACCGTTACAATCATAATATTAATACGTCTGAAAACCATCATGAGCAAATTACTACCTCCCATACATATGAAGACCGTGTGAATACGGTTGAAATGGCTAAAAAGCAAGGAATATCCCCTTGCTCAGGCATCATTGTCGGTATGAAAGAGAGTTATCAGGATGTAGTGGATATGGCTAGAAGCCTGAAAGTTCTTGATGCAGATTCAATACCGGTTAACTTCCTTCACGCAATCGACGGAACGCCTCTTGAGGGGACAGATGAACTCGATCCGAGATATTGCTTGAAGGTCCTTTGCCTGATGAGGTTCATCAACCCTACAAAGGAAATCAGGATCTCAGGGGGACGCGAAGTCAATCTGCGCAGTCTTCAGCCACTCGGATTGTATCCTGCAAATTCAATCTTTGTAGGTGACTACCTGACAACGTCCGGCCAGCAGGAAACCGCCGATCACCAAATGCTCAAAGACCTCGGCTTCGAAATCGACTATTCAAATGAAATCACTGCGGAAGATCTGGTGAATCAATAA
- a CDS encoding YrzQ family protein has protein sequence MSFLNRTFASIVGFGAGIAASIYSQRSNMMNRKQMKRLRRQMKKMF, from the coding sequence GTGTCTTTCTTGAACAGAACTTTTGCATCGATTGTTGGTTTTGGGGCAGGAATCGCAGCATCCATTTATTCTCAGCGATCAAATATGATGAATAGAAAGCAAATGAAAAGACTTCGCAGACAAATGAAAAAAATGTTTTAA
- a CDS encoding AI-2E family transporter, with amino-acid sequence METRNYAKWLYRLSIALVCAVFLYILFLLRPVWHPVLDVLIISLLPFMIGGFIAYLLHPLVEKLHEAGIHRGIAIMLIYILFFGGLGYGLYKGTPVIIHQLRDLSENAPMFTSQYQKWLHFIQSETSTWPDGIQTQLEERINGIEDWLTGLVAAALAILLKLMNSLLIIAIVPFVSFYLLKDITKVKKFFWELTPRRWRQSALRFSKDVDESLGGYIRGQLLVCLIIGGLSAAVLWFLDMKYPLILGVIMGVTNVIPYFGPVIGAVPAVIVASTLSLKMILYVVILVVVLQFLEGNILSPMIVGKSLHMHPLFIMGALIVGGEIGGVIGLIVAVPVLAVIKVAILHGRTHFLNAKN; translated from the coding sequence GTGGAAACAAGGAATTATGCCAAGTGGCTGTACAGGCTGTCCATAGCATTGGTCTGTGCCGTATTTCTGTATATACTTTTTTTGCTCAGGCCTGTCTGGCATCCGGTTTTAGATGTATTGATCATATCCCTTCTTCCATTTATGATCGGAGGTTTCATTGCCTATTTGCTGCACCCTTTGGTTGAGAAGCTTCATGAAGCAGGCATACATCGAGGAATTGCCATTATGCTCATTTATATTTTATTTTTCGGAGGCTTGGGGTATGGTCTTTACAAAGGAACCCCCGTCATCATTCATCAGCTGAGGGACCTATCAGAAAATGCACCAATGTTCACCTCCCAATACCAGAAGTGGCTTCATTTTATACAAAGTGAAACATCGACTTGGCCTGATGGGATCCAGACCCAATTGGAAGAGAGGATCAACGGGATCGAAGACTGGCTGACGGGTCTTGTAGCGGCAGCGCTTGCCATTCTTTTGAAGCTGATGAATAGCCTGTTGATCATTGCCATTGTACCTTTTGTATCATTTTATCTATTGAAGGATATTACAAAAGTAAAAAAATTCTTTTGGGAACTGACCCCGAGGAGGTGGAGGCAAAGTGCGCTGAGATTCTCCAAGGATGTCGATGAGTCGCTTGGCGGCTATATCCGCGGGCAGCTCCTGGTGTGCCTGATCATCGGGGGACTCTCAGCAGCGGTGCTTTGGTTTTTGGATATGAAGTATCCGTTGATACTCGGCGTCATCATGGGGGTCACCAATGTCATTCCCTATTTTGGCCCGGTCATCGGGGCTGTTCCCGCAGTGATTGTAGCAAGCACGCTATCATTGAAGATGATTCTATATGTCGTCATCCTCGTTGTGGTACTGCAATTCCTTGAAGGAAACATCCTATCCCCCATGATTGTAGGGAAAAGTCTCCATATGCATCCTTTGTTCATCATGGGTGCCCTGATTGTCGGGGGAGAAATCGGGGGAGTCATCGGATTGATTGTAGCCGTTCCTGTACTTGCGGTGATAAAGGTTGCCATTTTACATGGAAGAACACATTTTCTTAATGCAAAAAACTAA
- the alaS gene encoding alanine--tRNA ligase, whose protein sequence is MNKLTGAQIRQMFLDFFKEKGHSVEPSASLVPHEDPSLLWINSGVATLKKYFDGRVIPQNPRIVNAQKSIRTNDIENVGKTARHHTFFEMLGNFSIGDYFKVESIEWAWEFLTDKKWIGFDPEKLSVTIHPEDEEAFEIWNKKVGVPAERIIRIEGNYWDIGEGPSGPNTEIFYDRGPEYGDDPKDPELYPGGENDRYLEVWNLVFSQFNHNPDGTYTPLPKKNIDTGMGLERMACVVQEVPTNFDTDLFMPIMKAVEKISGSTYGQKEEIDVAFKVIADHIRTVSFAIGDGALPSNEGRGYVLRRLLRRAVRFAKQIEINRPFMYELVPVVSEIMVDFYPEVKDKAEFIQKVVKNEEERFHETLNEGLAILSSIVEREKKAGSNTIPGEDVFRLYDTYGFPVELTEEYAEEEGLAVDQAGFEKEMEGQRERARAARQDVGSMQVQGGILSDITTESVFVGYDNLETNATVVEVLVDKDRQPKVDKGQEFQFILDQTPFYAESGGQIGDKGYLEGEGVKVYVTDVKKAPNGQNLHTGIVEEGTLESNQKVVAKVSRESRKKVEKNHTATHLLHQALKDVLGEHVNQAGSLVEPDRLRFDFSHFGSVTDEEMEKIESIVNEQVWKAISVNTDLKSLAEAKEMGAMALFGEKYGEVVRVVSIGDYSLELCGGCHVSNTSEIGLFKIISESGIGAGTRRIEAVSGEFAYKLLNGQVSLLKETANKLKANPKDIVNRVDALMLEMKELQRENESLAAKLSNIEAGSLTDQVKVIDGINVLSAKVGAGDSNALRTMMDDLKQKLGSAVIVLGTAGDGKVNVIAGVTKDLVDKGYHAGKLVKEVASRCGGGGGGRPDMAQAGGKNPEKLEEALQFVEEWVKSV, encoded by the coding sequence ATGAACAAGTTAACCGGCGCACAAATCCGCCAAATGTTTCTGGATTTTTTCAAAGAAAAAGGTCACAGCGTAGAACCGAGCGCATCGCTTGTACCTCATGAAGACCCTTCACTGCTGTGGATCAACAGTGGTGTAGCGACATTAAAGAAATATTTTGACGGACGTGTCATTCCGCAGAACCCAAGAATCGTCAATGCACAGAAATCCATCCGGACAAATGATATTGAAAACGTCGGGAAGACGGCCCGTCATCACACATTCTTTGAAATGCTTGGTAACTTCTCGATAGGGGACTATTTCAAAGTGGAATCGATTGAATGGGCTTGGGAATTCCTGACGGATAAAAAGTGGATTGGATTCGACCCGGAGAAATTATCCGTCACCATCCATCCCGAGGACGAAGAAGCATTTGAAATCTGGAACAAAAAAGTCGGCGTTCCCGCTGAGAGGATCATCAGAATCGAAGGTAACTACTGGGATATCGGGGAAGGCCCGAGCGGACCCAACACGGAAATCTTCTACGACCGCGGTCCCGAATACGGTGATGACCCGAAAGATCCGGAATTGTATCCGGGCGGGGAAAACGACCGCTATCTTGAAGTGTGGAATCTGGTTTTCTCCCAGTTCAACCATAATCCTGATGGGACGTATACACCGCTTCCTAAGAAGAACATAGATACAGGTATGGGACTTGAACGGATGGCATGTGTGGTTCAGGAAGTTCCTACCAACTTTGATACAGATTTGTTCATGCCGATCATGAAAGCAGTAGAAAAGATTTCCGGAAGCACTTACGGTCAAAAGGAAGAAATCGATGTAGCTTTCAAAGTAATTGCCGATCATATCCGTACCGTTTCTTTTGCAATCGGGGACGGAGCACTTCCTTCAAATGAAGGACGTGGATATGTATTGAGACGATTACTGCGCCGTGCCGTCCGTTTTGCTAAGCAAATCGAGATCAACCGCCCGTTTATGTATGAATTGGTCCCTGTTGTTTCAGAAATCATGGTGGATTTCTATCCGGAAGTAAAAGATAAGGCTGAATTCATTCAAAAGGTAGTGAAAAATGAAGAAGAACGTTTCCATGAAACGTTAAATGAAGGACTTGCGATTCTTTCTTCCATTGTAGAAAGAGAAAAGAAAGCAGGAAGCAATACGATACCTGGTGAAGATGTATTCAGACTTTATGACACATATGGCTTCCCGGTGGAACTAACGGAAGAGTACGCTGAAGAAGAAGGACTGGCAGTCGATCAAGCAGGCTTTGAAAAGGAAATGGAAGGCCAGCGTGAAAGAGCGCGTGCTGCTCGTCAGGACGTAGGAAGCATGCAGGTGCAAGGTGGTATCTTGAGCGATATCACAACGGAAAGCGTATTTGTCGGATATGACAACCTGGAAACGAATGCGACCGTAGTAGAGGTACTCGTCGATAAGGACCGGCAGCCGAAAGTGGATAAAGGCCAGGAATTCCAGTTCATTCTTGACCAGACTCCTTTCTACGCAGAAAGTGGAGGACAAATCGGTGATAAAGGTTACCTGGAAGGTGAGGGTGTCAAAGTTTATGTAACTGATGTTAAGAAGGCACCGAACGGACAGAACCTTCATACCGGGATTGTGGAAGAAGGCACCTTGGAAAGTAATCAAAAGGTAGTGGCGAAAGTTTCTCGCGAATCAAGAAAGAAAGTGGAAAAGAACCATACAGCCACTCATCTCCTGCACCAGGCGCTGAAGGATGTACTAGGTGAACATGTCAACCAGGCTGGATCTTTAGTGGAACCGGACCGCCTTCGATTCGACTTCTCTCACTTCGGTTCAGTCACAGATGAAGAGATGGAGAAAATCGAAAGCATCGTCAATGAGCAAGTGTGGAAAGCTATTTCTGTGAATACGGATCTTAAATCCCTGGCTGAAGCAAAAGAGATGGGGGCCATGGCATTGTTTGGCGAGAAATACGGGGAAGTGGTCCGTGTTGTTTCCATCGGTGACTACAGCCTTGAGCTTTGCGGAGGCTGCCATGTGTCCAATACATCTGAAATCGGCTTGTTCAAGATTATTTCTGAAAGCGGAATCGGTGCAGGAACACGAAGAATCGAAGCAGTCTCAGGAGAATTTGCTTACAAATTGCTGAACGGCCAAGTATCACTCTTGAAAGAAACAGCAAATAAACTGAAGGCTAATCCTAAAGATATCGTAAACCGCGTAGATGCCTTGATGCTGGAAATGAAAGAACTGCAAAGAGAAAATGAATCATTGGCAGCGAAGTTGTCTAACATAGAAGCAGGAAGCTTAACCGATCAAGTGAAAGTAATCGACGGAATCAATGTACTTTCAGCTAAAGTCGGAGCGGGAGACAGCAATGCATTGCGTACGATGATGGACGATCTTAAACAGAAACTGGGATCTGCTGTCATCGTACTGGGTACTGCTGGCGATGGCAAAGTGAACGTGATTGCCGGAGTTACCAAAGATCTAGTGGACAAAGGGTATCATGCAGGAAAGCTTGTTAAAGAAGTGGCATCACGCTGCGGCGGCGGTGGAGGCGGCCGTCCTGATATGGCACAGGCAGGCGGTAAAAACCCTGAGAAACTGGAGGAAGCACTGCAATTTGTAGAAGAATGGGTGAAATCCGTTTAA
- a CDS encoding IreB family regulatory phosphoprotein, protein MSSFDKTMRFDFSDEPFEHDVKEVLLQVHDALQEKGYNPINQIVGYLLSGDPAYIPRHQDARNIIRRLERDEIIEELVKSYLKQHKEG, encoded by the coding sequence ATGAGTTCTTTTGACAAAACGATGCGATTTGATTTTTCTGATGAGCCATTCGAGCATGACGTCAAGGAAGTTTTGCTTCAAGTTCATGATGCTCTTCAAGAAAAAGGGTATAACCCGATCAATCAAATCGTTGGATACTTATTATCTGGGGATCCGGCTTATATCCCAAGACATCAAGACGCCAGAAATATCATCCGCCGCTTGGAGCGTGATGAAATCATCGAAGAATTAGTCAAATCGTATTTGAAACAGCATAAAGAGGGATAA
- the ruvX gene encoding Holliday junction resolvase RuvX — protein MRVMGLDVGSKTVGVAISDALGWTAQGIETVRINEEEGDFRIERIKELAKEYEVDTIIVGLPKNMNNTIGPRGEASKSYGDLIERELSIPVKYWDERLSTMAAERVLLEADVSRKKRKKVIDKMAAVMILQGYLDSQK, from the coding sequence ATGCGAGTTATGGGATTGGACGTTGGCTCTAAAACTGTAGGCGTTGCAATAAGCGACGCCCTTGGCTGGACAGCCCAGGGGATCGAAACAGTGAGAATCAACGAAGAAGAAGGCGACTTCCGTATTGAACGTATAAAGGAACTGGCAAAGGAATACGAAGTGGACACAATCATTGTCGGGCTTCCGAAAAACATGAACAATACTATCGGACCGCGCGGGGAAGCTTCAAAGTCTTACGGCGATCTGATCGAGCGCGAGCTTTCCATACCAGTTAAATATTGGGATGAACGCTTAAGCACGATGGCTGCGGAGAGAGTCCTCCTTGAAGCCGATGTAAGCAGAAAGAAACGGAAGAAAGTAATTGATAAAATGGCTGCAGTGATGATCCTGCAAGGATATCTTGACAGTCAAAAATAA
- a CDS encoding DUF1292 domain-containing protein — protein MEHGEKQITVVDEQGNEQLCEVLFTFESDKFNKSYVLYYPLGADENDEEEIEIHASAFVPGDEGEEGELKPIETEEEWDMIEEMLNTFLDEEEGE, from the coding sequence ATGGAACACGGAGAAAAACAAATCACAGTTGTGGATGAACAAGGAAATGAACAGCTTTGTGAAGTCCTCTTCACATTTGAATCAGATAAATTCAACAAATCATATGTCCTGTATTATCCGCTTGGAGCAGATGAAAATGATGAAGAAGAAATCGAAATCCATGCATCTGCTTTCGTTCCTGGTGACGAAGGCGAAGAAGGCGAATTAAAGCCGATTGAAACAGAAGAAGAGTGGGACATGATTGAAGAAATGCTGAATACGTTCCTGGATGAAGAAGAGGGCGAATAA
- the mltG gene encoding endolytic transglycosylase MltG produces MNKLLERQEEAKVIRKIVGLIFLSLIIIIGGTAVGGYLYVKSALKPVDPDNSKPVKVEIPIGSGVTSIGNILEENGIVKNATVFKYYVKFNNESGFQAGSYDLTPSMTLNEIVNSLKTGKVMRKAEFKITLPEGLQLDKITEIIADKSPYEKDEIEKKLKDKKWIEQLKKEYPNLVTDEVFNKDIKRPLEGYLYPATYSFYEKKPSLEKILNKMIAQTDEVLAQYQDSMADREYTAHELLTMSSLIEEEATEKADRGKISSVFYNRIEEGMPLQTDPTVLYALGEHKSRTVYKDLEVDSPYNTYKVKGLPPGPIANAGLSSIEAALQPEDTNYYYFLASSNGSVYYSETLEEHNEKKAKYITNKSE; encoded by the coding sequence ATGAACAAACTCTTGGAAAGACAAGAAGAGGCGAAAGTCATTCGTAAAATCGTCGGACTTATCTTTTTATCGCTTATTATTATAATCGGAGGAACGGCGGTCGGTGGATATCTTTATGTGAAGTCTGCCCTGAAGCCAGTCGATCCGGATAATAGCAAACCGGTGAAGGTGGAGATCCCGATTGGTTCAGGAGTCACTTCCATTGGTAATATCCTGGAAGAAAACGGTATTGTGAAAAACGCAACCGTTTTTAAATACTATGTGAAATTCAATAATGAATCAGGGTTTCAGGCGGGTTCATATGATTTGACACCTTCCATGACGCTGAATGAAATTGTCAATAGTTTAAAAACAGGCAAGGTAATGAGAAAAGCAGAATTCAAAATTACATTACCCGAAGGACTTCAACTGGATAAAATTACAGAAATTATCGCAGATAAGTCCCCATATGAAAAAGATGAAATCGAAAAGAAACTGAAAGACAAGAAATGGATCGAGCAATTAAAAAAGGAATATCCGAACTTGGTAACAGACGAAGTATTCAATAAAGATATCAAGAGACCGCTGGAAGGCTATCTTTACCCTGCAACCTATTCTTTCTATGAAAAGAAACCTTCTCTTGAAAAAATACTCAATAAAATGATCGCTCAAACCGATGAAGTGCTGGCGCAATACCAGGATTCTATGGCTGATAGAGAGTATACAGCACATGAATTATTAACGATGTCTTCCCTGATTGAAGAAGAAGCAACTGAAAAAGCGGACAGGGGCAAGATATCAAGTGTGTTCTATAACCGCATCGAGGAAGGGATGCCCCTTCAAACAGACCCTACCGTCCTCTATGCACTCGGAGAGCATAAATCACGCACAGTCTACAAGGACTTGGAAGTCGATTCGCCTTATAACACCTATAAAGTGAAAGGACTTCCGCCGGGGCCGATTGCAAATGCGGGACTATCATCAATCGAAGCGGCACTTCAGCCGGAAGACACAAATTATTATTATTTCCTGGCTTCTTCCAACGGATCGGTCTATTATTCGGAAACGCTTGAGGAACACAACGAAAAGAAAGCTAAATATATTACAAATAAATCTGAATGA